The genomic stretch TGTGGAAGAGTATTGTTCATGGTAAGGACTTTCTTTTGAGGAATGGAAGATGGTTGATAGGGAATGGTAAGAGAGTAAGAATCGAGGAGGACAGGTGGATTATGAATATGGATAAGAATATTATCATTAGGAATAATGATATTAAGTTTGTCAAGGATCTGATTGTTGAGGGTGAGGGGTGGAATATGAATAAGTTACGGATGTATTTTGATGGAGCTTTCGTCGATAAAAACATTAGAACACCAGTAAGTCTTTTTGGAAGGGAGGATAAGTTTAGCTGGCCTTTCATATCGGATGGCATGTACACTATCAAGTTGGGTTATCACGTTGCTAGGAGTGAAGGCAGCTTGGGTAGTAATAATAACCCATCTACCAGTGATGATTTTAAGTTTTTGTGGCAGGAGATTTGGAAATTAAGAGTTCCCCAAAAAATTAGAACCTTTTTGTGGCGAGCTTCGCATAACATATTACATGTCTTTGGAAATCTGTTTAATAAACGAGTCACTAACACCCCTATGTGTCCTATTTGTCTGCAAGAACTAGAGACCACAGAGCATGCATTGCTACTCTGTCTCTGGACTAGAGCAGCATGGTTTGGAGCCTAAATCTAGTGTTGTCCTATAGGCCTATCAGTCTCTtcttttgggaagtggatgatGGATGTTTTAGGAAAAATGAAGTTGAATATAGGGGCTAATTATGATCTTTGGTGCAGTAAGGTTGGTTTTCTAGTTTGAGAAGTGTGGAAAGCAAGAAATCTAGCAGTGCATCAGAGGACTAGTCCTAATCCAATAGCTGTGATTTACAAAGCTAAACTAATGAAACTAGAATTTGCAAAATTGGAAGAGGAACCAGCGAAGCATTCAACTAGTGTGAGAAGGTCAGGTAGCAAGGTTACCTACAGACCGCCTCCGGCCGGATGGATCAAATGCAATGTTGACGCAGCGTTCGTTGAGACACGCTCTACAGGAGCCACAACAGCGGTATACAGAGACCCTAACGGATCCCTTCTCACAGGAATCAACTCCACAATAGTCGCCACTTCGCCATTAGCTGCGGAAGCATTAGCGGTTAGGGAAGCTCTAATTATGTCAACAAATTTTCAGATGGAGAAGGTTATCATAGAATCAGATAATCAGATACTGGTTCAAGCCTTAAAGTCACATGCATCAATTGCAGATATTCAAGTTATACTAGATGACATATTGTATTTAGTAAAAGGCATTCCTAATTGTGGTTTTACCTGGGCACCCAAAGAAGAAAACTTATTAGCACATGAAGTCGCCAAGCTCACAGGTCAGGGGTCTCTTCACCAAAATTGGATCACATTTATGCAGCCCTCCATCAGGAATATTCTTCGTAAGGACATCTTGGGCGTTTCAATAAGTGCTAATACATAATAAGTGTGGACAGGGAGCTTTTTGGGAGCTGTGGCGGATTGTATAGGTTGCTGTGGAGAATAACTTGGTGCTCCAGGTTACACTTCGGATTTGAGAGGCAGACGTAGCAGATGAGACATGCGGAATTCGGAGGGTGCTACATTGATGGAGGTGTTTACAGATGTGGGCTCTTTGACGTTGATCTTGGATGTTAGATCAGGTTGCTGGTAGAATGGTGAAGTTGTGTCTGTTGCATGTGCGAATAACTAGCTCGAGCATAATCTATGTAATTGACGAGTTGTACACGAGGTGATGTGGTGTTCTGCGGTACTGGATTGCTGTTGTCAGAGGACGGAGAGGTTGACAGCGGCCTTGAAGTTGGAACACTTGCTAAGGAAATGAGAGATTCGGAAGTGACTAGAAGGAGAAAGGGAGAATTGGAACCAGTGTTGTGGAGGAGAGTAGATGCGCCACCGGCGggaaagaagattgaatccgcAGCGGAAGATGAGATTGGATTATAGATGATGCATCAAACAGAAGCTGTGATTTGATCGATTTCAGAAATAACACAAATGTCAAAATCAATGGGATGGTGGAGAAAAAGGACTTAGACTGAAGAGTTGTGAGAATGAGACCGAGAAGAATAACCCTAGTGGCCTAGTTTCAGTGAGGCGTCTCCTCAAGGCCATCATTTACAGCAGCCCAAACCTATTGGGAAATGAGTATGCAATCAGATTGGGGAATGGAAGTTGCTGCAAGGGAAGAAAAGTGCAGCGCCTCTCTTGCATAATGAGGATTGTTGTGGCAGCTTAGGAGTTTTATTGGGGCCTGGGTTGTGTTGACCCAGGCCTtagtccaaaaataaaagagttatatac from Arachis stenosperma cultivar V10309 chromosome 9, arast.V10309.gnm1.PFL2, whole genome shotgun sequence encodes the following:
- the LOC130949302 gene encoding uncharacterized protein LOC130949302, with translation MKLEFAKLEEEPAKHSTSVRRSGSKVTYRPPPAGWIKCNVDAAFVETRSTGATTAVYRDPNGSLLTGINSTIVATSPLAAEALAVREALIMSTNFQMEKVIIESDNQILVQALKSHASIADIQVILDDILYLVKGIPNCGFTWAPKEENLLAHEVAKLTEDGEVDSGLEVGTLAKEMRDSEVTRRRKGELEPVLWRRVDAPPAGKKIESAAEDEIGL